A stretch of Helicobacter pylori DNA encodes these proteins:
- a CDS encoding site-specific DNA-methyltransferase translates to MKTNEAQFYEVLENLFIGVKVEDQPESLLDPSPKAVKNGMINLMKAKSQYYHHKKQKLKKLIDSKCQDNNDLKEELFDKLYSFFKRYFSANGGIYFNDTPLYDSLYTKSDYEKCSLKKDTALFYKTKDLYYVKSETIYKDFCFELEGILFNFDASSLESKKYNEKVDLVFDLKNYSKDTDTKTNTLNFSVTLSSKGTQTKTNEILKECSNQGVKLDEEVLKKALVKFKKQGSMDYFIHKNALGFLKEQLDLYLFEYLFKEMTAFDHKRLNEINTIKEVALEVISLVSEFENELCKIWNKPRFVLNSHFIVSLDKLKAKNYDLNKITSHPNYPKQVKEWQDLNLEIADNLLENEFLPLDTLYFKDLEEEVKSLFNEDEINGTLIKSENYQALNSLKNRYKEKIDCIYIDPPYNTQNNEFIYADNFKRSSWLTMMENRLELAHKLLNDKGVMFVSIDDNEQAYCKALMDEVFNGGGGGDNFVANLIWQKKKGGSQDSENFAKEHEYILCYQKEKFTIIDTEIDHDIQDFNKTINGKQAKILKLEKWGAGALKADAPSLYYSIKDPNGNDFYPIAPNGEEGRWRKKPENLDSEHIFWQENSKGRLIPYEVIYYDEIKNAKKVIKTRTIFTEYGTTTEATKEILALFNGTKLFDTPKPEALISRIIEISTQENDLVLDFFAGSGTTCAVAHKLKRKYIGIEMGEHFDSVILPRLKKVIGGFKSGAAKEFNGGGVVKVYALESYEEILRKIKYEDNDKPLAYDEQYSDLVGCKNESYTLNLNALEKMGVDIKETLENLWGLKVEFFNEKVVKFKGNDKEVEILKALKEALIW, encoded by the coding sequence ATGAAAACGAACGAAGCGCAATTTTATGAAGTTTTAGAAAACCTTTTTATAGGCGTTAAGGTTGAAGACCAGCCAGAAAGCCTTTTAGATCCTAGCCCTAAAGCGGTGAAAAACGGCATGATCAACCTCATGAAGGCTAAAAGCCAGTATTACCACCATAAAAAACAAAAATTAAAAAAACTCATTGATTCAAAATGCCAAGATAACAACGATCTCAAAGAAGAATTGTTTGACAAACTCTATAGCTTTTTCAAGCGTTATTTCAGCGCTAATGGAGGGATTTATTTCAACGACACGCCCCTTTATGACAGCCTTTATACCAAAAGCGATTATGAAAAATGCTCCCTTAAAAAAGACACCGCTTTATTTTATAAAACCAAAGATCTCTATTACGTGAAAAGCGAAACGATTTATAAGGATTTTTGCTTTGAATTAGAGGGCATTCTTTTTAACTTTGACGCTTCTTCACTAGAAAGCAAAAAATATAATGAAAAAGTGGATTTAGTCTTTGATTTAAAAAATTATAGTAAAGATACAGACACAAAAACTAACACCCTGAATTTTAGCGTTACGCTCAGCAGCAAGGGGACTCAAACCAAAACGAATGAAATCCTAAAAGAATGCTCCAATCAAGGCGTCAAACTTGATGAAGAAGTGTTAAAAAAAGCGTTGGTGAAATTCAAAAAACAAGGCAGCATGGATTATTTCATCCATAAAAACGCGCTAGGGTTTTTAAAAGAGCAGTTGGATTTGTATCTGTTTGAATACCTTTTTAAAGAAATGACTGCATTTGATCACAAACGCCTTAATGAGATCAATACTATTAAAGAAGTGGCTTTAGAAGTGATTTCATTAGTGAGCGAATTTGAAAACGAACTTTGTAAGATTTGGAACAAACCCCGCTTTGTGTTAAACTCGCATTTCATTGTAAGCTTGGATAAATTAAAAGCCAAAAACTACGATTTGAATAAAATCACAAGCCACCCAAACTACCCCAAACAAGTTAAAGAATGGCAAGACTTGAATTTAGAGATCGCAGACAATCTTTTAGAAAACGAGTTCTTGCCCCTAGACACTCTTTATTTTAAAGATTTAGAAGAAGAGGTTAAAAGCTTATTCAATGAAGATGAAATCAACGGCACGCTCATTAAAAGCGAAAACTACCAAGCCCTAAACTCTCTCAAAAACCGCTATAAAGAAAAAATTGATTGCATTTATATTGATCCGCCTTACAACACGCAAAACAATGAATTTATTTATGCGGATAATTTCAAACGCTCCAGTTGGCTTACTATGATGGAAAACCGCTTAGAGCTTGCGCACAAGCTTTTGAATGATAAAGGCGTAATGTTTGTGAGCATTGATGATAATGAACAGGCTTATTGTAAAGCGCTCATGGACGAAGTCTTTAATGGGGGGGGGGGGGGTGATAACTTTGTAGCGAACTTGATATGGCAAAAGAAAAAAGGCGGTAGTCAAGATAGTGAAAATTTTGCAAAAGAGCATGAGTATATTTTGTGCTATCAAAAAGAAAAATTCACTATTATTGATACAGAAATAGACCATGATATACAAGACTTCAATAAAACTATCAATGGCAAACAAGCTAAAATTCTAAAACTTGAAAAATGGGGAGCTGGAGCTTTAAAAGCTGATGCACCTAGCTTATATTATTCCATTAAAGATCCAAATGGTAACGATTTTTACCCTATAGCCCCTAATGGTGAAGAGGGGCGTTGGCGGAAAAAACCTGAAAATTTGGATAGCGAACATATTTTTTGGCAAGAAAATTCTAAAGGGCGTTTAATCCCTTATGAAGTAATTTATTATGATGAAATCAAAAATGCGAAAAAAGTAATTAAAACACGCACAATTTTTACAGAGTATGGCACTACGACAGAAGCAACTAAAGAAATTTTAGCCCTTTTTAATGGAACTAAACTTTTTGACACCCCCAAACCAGAAGCCCTAATTTCAAGAATTATAGAAATCTCTACCCAAGAAAACGATCTCGTGTTAGACTTTTTTGCTGGGAGCGGGACGACTTGCGCGGTGGCTCATAAGCTTAAGAGAAAGTATATCGGTATTGAAATGGGGGAGCATTTTGACAGCGTGATTTTGCCTCGCCTTAAAAAGGTTATAGGCGGTTTTAAAAGCGGTGCGGCTAAAGAATTTAATGGAGGTGGGGTGGTGAAAGTTTATGCATTGGAAAGCTATGAAGAGATTTTAAGAAAAATCAAGTATGAAGACAATGACAAACCCTTAGCTTATGATGAACAATACAGCGATTTAGTGGGATGCAAAAACGAATCTTACACGCTCAATTTAAACGCGCTAGAAAAAATGGGCGTGGATATTAAAGAGACTTTGGAAAATTTATGGGGGCTGAAAGTGGAGTTTTTTAATGAAAAGGTGGTGAAATTTAAAGGGAATGATAAAGAAGTAGA